From the genome of Triticum aestivum cultivar Chinese Spring chromosome 3B, IWGSC CS RefSeq v2.1, whole genome shotgun sequence, one region includes:
- the LOC123070405 gene encoding uncharacterized protein isoform X2 → MAYYSDHQAYASNTTNNTESIQELIGKISHRLDDLARQREVVFEDRPSSYDPYSRGHPYVAPTCHICGFQGHSPAECQRGYSHPPDCYGMSYPMQGFRYEEESHNYAPQQIYSAPTHIPQHQDMLPMELNGPSFGQPTSSTQVPTQDDFEDIDKLTLLGLEFTWSAEDDPIRPVILDEMKKIKSGKELVEEVRKIEKNINASNTISSQLELSVAEIPLDTCEVPTPSHPVEQDSKSPEEERPQIEEDELEDKEQDDQELQFPSDQVEDSSSTTEEVQEAVVDEDEEHEIHLPIVIPERDVSGLLNPLDDMMPCDFFATTLHYMIPSLKIDLKTHLLGYDDIYPFSGITLICDDHSYFPRASPMLNETYHSHASLELNDKYHPHVSVDLVDFYHPKHVLYSYAYVIGYSIDDLEGIIPTTCIVSFVECSFRFLLVHDPLHADQVRDDIPWDPGGPMAWG, encoded by the exons ATGGCTTACTATTCAGATCATCAGGCTTATGCGAGCAACACTACAAACAACACGGAAAGTATTCAAGAACTGATAGGTAAGATTTCCCATCGATTAGATGATTTAGCTCGGCAGCGAGAAGTAGTTTTTGAGGATAGGCCTAGCTCTTATGATCCTTATTCTAGAGGTCATCCTTATGTTGCTCCTACATGCCATATTTGTGGATTTCAGGGCCATTCACCCGCTGAATGCCAGCGTGGTTACTCTCACCCTCCCGATTGTTATGGCATGAG TTATCCAATGCAGGGATTTAGGTATGAAGAGGAGAGCCACAATTATGCTCCACAACAGATTTATTCAGCTCCTACTCATATACCTCAACACCAGGACATGTTGCCAATGGAGTTAAATGGTCCTTcatttggtcaaccaacatcttcaaCACAAGTGCCCACACAAGATGACTTTGAGGATATAGACAAGCTCACATTGCTTGGTCTCGAGTTCACTTGGAGTGCTGAAGATGATCCAATTAGGCCGGTGATACTAGAtgaaatgaagaagatcaagagtgGAAAAGAGCTAGTGGAAGAAGTAAGGAAGATTGAGAAGAACATCAACGCGAGCAACACTATTTCTTCACAGCTAGAGCTGAGTGTTGCCGAGATTCCCCTTGATACATGTGAGGTTCCAACACCGTCACATCCAGTTGAGCAAGATAGCAAGAGTCCAGAGGAAGAAAGACCCCAGATTGAAGAAGATGAACTAGAAGACAAGGAACAGGATGATCAAGAGCTGCAATTCCCAAGTGATCAAGTTGAAGACTCATCATCTACTACTGAAGAAGTACAAGAAGCTGttgtagatgaagatgaagaacatgAGATTCATTTGCCTATTGTCATACCAGAGCGTGACGTGTCAGGTTTACTCAATCCTCTTGATGACATGATGCCTTGTGATTTCTTTGCTACTACCTTGCATTACATGATACCATCACTTAAGATTGATTTAAAAACTCATTTGCTTGGATATGATGATATATACCCTTTTAGTGGCATTACTCTCATTTGTGATGATCATAGTTACTTTCCTCGTGCTAGTCCTATGCTTAATGAAACATATCACTCCCATGCTAGTCTTGAGCTTAATGATAAATATCATCCTCATGTTAGTGTTGACCTTGTTGATTTCTACCATCCTAAACATGTGCTTTATAGCTATGCTTATGTAATTGGATATTCGATTGATGACTTGGAGGGTATTATCCCTACCACTTGCATTGTCTCTTTCGTTGAGTGCTCTTTCAGGTTCTTGCTTGTGCACGATCCACTACATGCTGACCAAGTTCGAGATGACATTCCCTGGGACCCCGGTGGACCTATGGCATGGGGATGA
- the LOC123070405 gene encoding uncharacterized protein isoform X3: MRFAPQPSSYQNNYTHGWPENQNMSYRSNNPEISSFASSYPMQGFRYEEESHNYAPQQIYSAPTHIPQHQDMLPMELNGPSFGQPTSSTQVPTQDDFEDIDKLTLLGLEFTWSAEDDPIRPVILDEMKKIKSGKELVEEVRKIEKNINASNTISSQLELSVAEIPLDTCEVPTPSHPVEQDSKSPEEERPQIEEDELEDKEQDDQELQFPSDQVEDSSSTTEEVQEAVVDEDEEHEIHLPIVIPERDVSGLLNPLDDMMPCDFFATTLHYMIPSLKIDLKTHLLGYDDIYPFSGITLICDDHSYFPRASPMLNETYHSHASLELNDKYHPHVSVDLVDFYHPKHVLYSYAYVIGYSIDDLEGIIPTTCIVSFVECSFRFLLVHDPLHADQVRDDIPWDPGGPMAWG; this comes from the coding sequence ATGAGGTTCGCTCCACAGCCTagctcataccaaaacaattacACACATGGGTGGCCTGAAAACCAGAATATGTCATATAGGAGCAATAACCCTGAGATCTCATCGTTTGCCTCTAGTTATCCAATGCAGGGATTTAGGTATGAAGAGGAGAGCCACAATTATGCTCCACAACAGATTTATTCAGCTCCTACTCATATACCTCAACACCAGGACATGTTGCCAATGGAGTTAAATGGTCCTTcatttggtcaaccaacatcttcaaCACAAGTGCCCACACAAGATGACTTTGAGGATATAGACAAGCTCACATTGCTTGGTCTCGAGTTCACTTGGAGTGCTGAAGATGATCCAATTAGGCCGGTGATACTAGAtgaaatgaagaagatcaagagtgGAAAAGAGCTAGTGGAAGAAGTAAGGAAGATTGAGAAGAACATCAACGCGAGCAACACTATTTCTTCACAGCTAGAGCTGAGTGTTGCCGAGATTCCCCTTGATACATGTGAGGTTCCAACACCGTCACATCCAGTTGAGCAAGATAGCAAGAGTCCAGAGGAAGAAAGACCCCAGATTGAAGAAGATGAACTAGAAGACAAGGAACAGGATGATCAAGAGCTGCAATTCCCAAGTGATCAAGTTGAAGACTCATCATCTACTACTGAAGAAGTACAAGAAGCTGttgtagatgaagatgaagaacatgAGATTCATTTGCCTATTGTCATACCAGAGCGTGACGTGTCAGGTTTACTCAATCCTCTTGATGACATGATGCCTTGTGATTTCTTTGCTACTACCTTGCATTACATGATACCATCACTTAAGATTGATTTAAAAACTCATTTGCTTGGATATGATGATATATACCCTTTTAGTGGCATTACTCTCATTTGTGATGATCATAGTTACTTTCCTCGTGCTAGTCCTATGCTTAATGAAACATATCACTCCCATGCTAGTCTTGAGCTTAATGATAAATATCATCCTCATGTTAGTGTTGACCTTGTTGATTTCTACCATCCTAAACATGTGCTTTATAGCTATGCTTATGTAATTGGATATTCGATTGATGACTTGGAGGGTATTATCCCTACCACTTGCATTGTCTCTTTCGTTGAGTGCTCTTTCAGGTTCTTGCTTGTGCACGATCCACTACATGCTGACCAAGTTCGAGATGACATTCCCTGGGACCCCGGTGGACCTATGGCATGGGGATGA
- the LOC123070405 gene encoding uncharacterized protein isoform X5, translated as MSYPMQGFRYEEESHNYAPQQIYSAPTHIPQHQDMLPMELNGPSFGQPTSSTQVPTQDDFEDIDKLTLLGLEFTWSAEDDPIRPVILDEMKKIKSGKELVEEVRKIEKNINASNTISSQLELSVAEIPLDTCEVPTPSHPVEQDSKSPEEERPQIEEDELEDKEQDDQELQFPSDQVEDSSSTTEEVQEAVVDEDEEHEIHLPIVIPERDVSGLLNPLDDMMPCDFFATTLHYMIPSLKIDLKTHLLGYDDIYPFSGITLICDDHSYFPRASPMLNETYHSHASLELNDKYHPHVSVDLVDFYHPKHVLYSYAYVIGYSIDDLEGIIPTTCIVSFVECSFRFLLVHDPLHADQVRDDIPWDPGGPMAWG; from the exons ATGAG TTATCCAATGCAGGGATTTAGGTATGAAGAGGAGAGCCACAATTATGCTCCACAACAGATTTATTCAGCTCCTACTCATATACCTCAACACCAGGACATGTTGCCAATGGAGTTAAATGGTCCTTcatttggtcaaccaacatcttcaaCACAAGTGCCCACACAAGATGACTTTGAGGATATAGACAAGCTCACATTGCTTGGTCTCGAGTTCACTTGGAGTGCTGAAGATGATCCAATTAGGCCGGTGATACTAGAtgaaatgaagaagatcaagagtgGAAAAGAGCTAGTGGAAGAAGTAAGGAAGATTGAGAAGAACATCAACGCGAGCAACACTATTTCTTCACAGCTAGAGCTGAGTGTTGCCGAGATTCCCCTTGATACATGTGAGGTTCCAACACCGTCACATCCAGTTGAGCAAGATAGCAAGAGTCCAGAGGAAGAAAGACCCCAGATTGAAGAAGATGAACTAGAAGACAAGGAACAGGATGATCAAGAGCTGCAATTCCCAAGTGATCAAGTTGAAGACTCATCATCTACTACTGAAGAAGTACAAGAAGCTGttgtagatgaagatgaagaacatgAGATTCATTTGCCTATTGTCATACCAGAGCGTGACGTGTCAGGTTTACTCAATCCTCTTGATGACATGATGCCTTGTGATTTCTTTGCTACTACCTTGCATTACATGATACCATCACTTAAGATTGATTTAAAAACTCATTTGCTTGGATATGATGATATATACCCTTTTAGTGGCATTACTCTCATTTGTGATGATCATAGTTACTTTCCTCGTGCTAGTCCTATGCTTAATGAAACATATCACTCCCATGCTAGTCTTGAGCTTAATGATAAATATCATCCTCATGTTAGTGTTGACCTTGTTGATTTCTACCATCCTAAACATGTGCTTTATAGCTATGCTTATGTAATTGGATATTCGATTGATGACTTGGAGGGTATTATCCCTACCACTTGCATTGTCTCTTTCGTTGAGTGCTCTTTCAGGTTCTTGCTTGTGCACGATCCACTACATGCTGACCAAGTTCGAGATGACATTCCCTGGGACCCCGGTGGACCTATGGCATGGGGATGA
- the LOC123070405 gene encoding uncharacterized protein isoform X4, protein MPAWLLSPSRLLWHEGFRYEEESHNYAPQQIYSAPTHIPQHQDMLPMELNGPSFGQPTSSTQVPTQDDFEDIDKLTLLGLEFTWSAEDDPIRPVILDEMKKIKSGKELVEEVRKIEKNINASNTISSQLELSVAEIPLDTCEVPTPSHPVEQDSKSPEEERPQIEEDELEDKEQDDQELQFPSDQVEDSSSTTEEVQEAVVDEDEEHEIHLPIVIPERDVSGLLNPLDDMMPCDFFATTLHYMIPSLKIDLKTHLLGYDDIYPFSGITLICDDHSYFPRASPMLNETYHSHASLELNDKYHPHVSVDLVDFYHPKHVLYSYAYVIGYSIDDLEGIIPTTCIVSFVECSFRFLLVHDPLHADQVRDDIPWDPGGPMAWG, encoded by the exons ATGCCAGCGTGGTTACTCTCACCCTCCCGATTGTTATGGCATGAG GGATTTAGGTATGAAGAGGAGAGCCACAATTATGCTCCACAACAGATTTATTCAGCTCCTACTCATATACCTCAACACCAGGACATGTTGCCAATGGAGTTAAATGGTCCTTcatttggtcaaccaacatcttcaaCACAAGTGCCCACACAAGATGACTTTGAGGATATAGACAAGCTCACATTGCTTGGTCTCGAGTTCACTTGGAGTGCTGAAGATGATCCAATTAGGCCGGTGATACTAGAtgaaatgaagaagatcaagagtgGAAAAGAGCTAGTGGAAGAAGTAAGGAAGATTGAGAAGAACATCAACGCGAGCAACACTATTTCTTCACAGCTAGAGCTGAGTGTTGCCGAGATTCCCCTTGATACATGTGAGGTTCCAACACCGTCACATCCAGTTGAGCAAGATAGCAAGAGTCCAGAGGAAGAAAGACCCCAGATTGAAGAAGATGAACTAGAAGACAAGGAACAGGATGATCAAGAGCTGCAATTCCCAAGTGATCAAGTTGAAGACTCATCATCTACTACTGAAGAAGTACAAGAAGCTGttgtagatgaagatgaagaacatgAGATTCATTTGCCTATTGTCATACCAGAGCGTGACGTGTCAGGTTTACTCAATCCTCTTGATGACATGATGCCTTGTGATTTCTTTGCTACTACCTTGCATTACATGATACCATCACTTAAGATTGATTTAAAAACTCATTTGCTTGGATATGATGATATATACCCTTTTAGTGGCATTACTCTCATTTGTGATGATCATAGTTACTTTCCTCGTGCTAGTCCTATGCTTAATGAAACATATCACTCCCATGCTAGTCTTGAGCTTAATGATAAATATCATCCTCATGTTAGTGTTGACCTTGTTGATTTCTACCATCCTAAACATGTGCTTTATAGCTATGCTTATGTAATTGGATATTCGATTGATGACTTGGAGGGTATTATCCCTACCACTTGCATTGTCTCTTTCGTTGAGTGCTCTTTCAGGTTCTTGCTTGTGCACGATCCACTACATGCTGACCAAGTTCGAGATGACATTCCCTGGGACCCCGGTGGACCTATGGCATGGGGATGA
- the LOC123070405 gene encoding uncharacterized protein isoform X1: MAYYSDHQAYASNTTNNTESIQELIGKISHRLDDLARQREVVFEDRPSSYDPYSRGHPYVAPTCHICGFQGHSPAECQRGYSHPPDCYGMRFAPQPSSYQNNYTHGWPENQNMSYRSNNPEISSFASSYPMQGFRYEEESHNYAPQQIYSAPTHIPQHQDMLPMELNGPSFGQPTSSTQVPTQDDFEDIDKLTLLGLEFTWSAEDDPIRPVILDEMKKIKSGKELVEEVRKIEKNINASNTISSQLELSVAEIPLDTCEVPTPSHPVEQDSKSPEEERPQIEEDELEDKEQDDQELQFPSDQVEDSSSTTEEVQEAVVDEDEEHEIHLPIVIPERDVSGLLNPLDDMMPCDFFATTLHYMIPSLKIDLKTHLLGYDDIYPFSGITLICDDHSYFPRASPMLNETYHSHASLELNDKYHPHVSVDLVDFYHPKHVLYSYAYVIGYSIDDLEGIIPTTCIVSFVECSFRFLLVHDPLHADQVRDDIPWDPGGPMAWG; this comes from the coding sequence ATGGCTTACTATTCAGATCATCAGGCTTATGCGAGCAACACTACAAACAACACGGAAAGTATTCAAGAACTGATAGGTAAGATTTCCCATCGATTAGATGATTTAGCTCGGCAGCGAGAAGTAGTTTTTGAGGATAGGCCTAGCTCTTATGATCCTTATTCTAGAGGTCATCCTTATGTTGCTCCTACATGCCATATTTGTGGATTTCAGGGCCATTCACCCGCTGAATGCCAGCGTGGTTACTCTCACCCTCCCGATTGTTATGGCATGAGGTTCGCTCCACAGCCTagctcataccaaaacaattacACACATGGGTGGCCTGAAAACCAGAATATGTCATATAGGAGCAATAACCCTGAGATCTCATCGTTTGCCTCTAGTTATCCAATGCAGGGATTTAGGTATGAAGAGGAGAGCCACAATTATGCTCCACAACAGATTTATTCAGCTCCTACTCATATACCTCAACACCAGGACATGTTGCCAATGGAGTTAAATGGTCCTTcatttggtcaaccaacatcttcaaCACAAGTGCCCACACAAGATGACTTTGAGGATATAGACAAGCTCACATTGCTTGGTCTCGAGTTCACTTGGAGTGCTGAAGATGATCCAATTAGGCCGGTGATACTAGAtgaaatgaagaagatcaagagtgGAAAAGAGCTAGTGGAAGAAGTAAGGAAGATTGAGAAGAACATCAACGCGAGCAACACTATTTCTTCACAGCTAGAGCTGAGTGTTGCCGAGATTCCCCTTGATACATGTGAGGTTCCAACACCGTCACATCCAGTTGAGCAAGATAGCAAGAGTCCAGAGGAAGAAAGACCCCAGATTGAAGAAGATGAACTAGAAGACAAGGAACAGGATGATCAAGAGCTGCAATTCCCAAGTGATCAAGTTGAAGACTCATCATCTACTACTGAAGAAGTACAAGAAGCTGttgtagatgaagatgaagaacatgAGATTCATTTGCCTATTGTCATACCAGAGCGTGACGTGTCAGGTTTACTCAATCCTCTTGATGACATGATGCCTTGTGATTTCTTTGCTACTACCTTGCATTACATGATACCATCACTTAAGATTGATTTAAAAACTCATTTGCTTGGATATGATGATATATACCCTTTTAGTGGCATTACTCTCATTTGTGATGATCATAGTTACTTTCCTCGTGCTAGTCCTATGCTTAATGAAACATATCACTCCCATGCTAGTCTTGAGCTTAATGATAAATATCATCCTCATGTTAGTGTTGACCTTGTTGATTTCTACCATCCTAAACATGTGCTTTATAGCTATGCTTATGTAATTGGATATTCGATTGATGACTTGGAGGGTATTATCCCTACCACTTGCATTGTCTCTTTCGTTGAGTGCTCTTTCAGGTTCTTGCTTGTGCACGATCCACTACATGCTGACCAAGTTCGAGATGACATTCCCTGGGACCCCGGTGGACCTATGGCATGGGGATGA